The Halomonas qaidamensis genome includes the window TCCTTCGCGTCCTTCGAGTACACTGCGTCCGCCGCCGAAGGGGCCACTGATCAGCATGCGGAAATAGTGAGGATGTTGATTCCAATCGAGGTTAGCACTGGTGTTTTCCTGGGGGGTGCGGAGCCCTGCTTTGCCCACCAGTGTCCAGGTGTCGAAGGCTTCAACGTCTGGCTGTTGGCGTTCCCATTGCCCAGCCTGGCGTCCGCCATCATCTACAGGCGCTTGAGTGGCGCAGCCTGCAAGCGCAAACAGAGCAATACTGGCCATTAGCAAACGGGTTGAGCGACGGTATATGGCTAAGCGGCTCGCGGGCAGAGAATTGATCAACATAAACTGGCTCCATGTCAGTACTGCGTAAACTGTCTTTATATAAGAATGTCGTA containing:
- the lolB gene encoding lipoprotein insertase outer membrane protein LolB translates to MLINSLPASRLAIYRRSTRLLMASIALFALAGCATQAPVDDGGRQAGQWERQQPDVEAFDTWTLVGKAGLRTPQENTSANLDWNQHPHYFRMLISGPFGGGRSVLEGREGRFSLTTSDGRFEAETPEALMEEQLGWALPVRAMPDWVRGLPGKHASYQLETDELGFPNHLQQDGWEIDYRDWEQVEGIWLPRRLVMNYGDLRITLVVNQWQSTDQDN